In a genomic window of Drosophila takahashii strain IR98-3 E-12201 chromosome 3L, DtakHiC1v2, whole genome shotgun sequence:
- the LOC108058722 gene encoding uncharacterized protein, which yields MSATTRTGLVPTPKRHVKYLKKRKNQHGDVSRMPLKFEATPMPLSLRPFGGLFNPFAKGCSVLCNHPAPSGVKDVINQLKTSLAIEGKSQQHGKQDKIPEEPELQPHEADNIPEDLFRRYAETDSRPMTPTPTVTSIHTRTSAGSFYRRCITPEWGKHENIKRKKIILDLRRSHSQETLYWKPSSDLTQSGLEEDKKPKSAGANEDKKPKRQPSNEQRPKSSMATANLAPGGDATSDQEAKPKTCINEHELSDEDVRRGKKRKKLKPAQATTTFHLSEDPETQVAALGPDSLNPSTRPSLIPNSLTLLPKDKRETEREPILLKGSFLTDEAFQALKTDLDVDLIENTFGRYLNRALREAIKYMPPKPKTVPKPTEDKVPPETTSKMPRKFSKSATRFDVPMDLSMLKNMTPWDYLSKCVWVSQQRKQLYKRVFLKYLSRIEEPESELAVMGMGNDELPEYKYRERTLVWQSLPQALEDVLEFHGTEENVQGTLRMLGYESHGSGDLDFRAWCGIVSFAERLALADESGSDDSCDELEKADFNSMEQIMPDFAVPEKLRDIFNVIRKTHKTRY from the exons ATGAGCGCCACAACACGTACAGGATTAGTTCCCACGCCCAAGAGGCATGTCAAGTATCTTAAAaag cgCAAGAATCAGCATGGCGATGTTTCGCGAATGCCGCTCAAGTTCGAGGCCACGCCCATGCCCCTTTCGCTACGCCCCTTTGGCGGGCTCTTTAATCCTTTTGCCAAGGGTTGCTCGGTGCTTTGCAATCATCCAGCTCCGTCTGGGGTTAAGGACGTGATCAATCAGCTGAAGACATCGCTGGCGATTGAGGGCAAAAGTCAGCAGCACGGAAAGCAGGACAAAATTCCCGAGGAGCCGGAACTGCAACCCCATGAGGCGGATAATATTCCGGAGGATCTGTTCCGGCGATATGCAGAAACGGATTCGCGACCAATGACGCCAACTCCCACGGTAACAAGTATCCATACAAGAACCAGTGCTGGCTCCTTCTATCGACGATGCATAACACCAGAGTGGGGAAAACACGAAAATATTAAGAGGAAGAAAATCATATTGGACTTGAGAAGATCCCACTCCCAAGAGACTCTCTACTGGAAACCCAGTTCGGATTTGACCCAAAGTGGTTTGGAGGAGGACAAGAAGCCCAAGAGTGCGGGTGCCAACGAGGACAAGAAGCCGAAGAGGCAGCCTTCCAATGAGCAGAGACCCAAATCTTCAATGGCCACGGCCAATTTGGCTCCAGGAGGAGATGCCACCAGTGATCAGGAGGCCAAGCCCAAAACCTGCATCAACGAACACGAACTGAGCGACGAGGATGTGCGTCGGGGCAAAAAACGAAAGAAGTTAAAACCAGCTCAAG CCACCACCACTTTTCACTTGAGTGAGGATCCAGAGACTCAGGTGGCTGCTCTGGGCCCCGATTCACTCAATCCCAGTACCAGACCCAGTTTGATACCCAATTCACTCACCTTGCTGCCCAAGGATAAAAGGGAGACTGAACGAGAACCCATCCTCTTGAAGGGAAGTTTTCTCACCGATGAAGCCTTTCAGGCCCTGAAAACCGATTTGGATGTGGATCTCATAGAAAACACATTTGGAAGATAT CTAAATCGAGCGCTTCGAGAAGCCATCAAGTACATGCCACCCAAACCTAAAACGGTGCCAAAACCCACCGAAGATAAGGTTCCCCCAGAAACAACGTCTAAAATGCCGCGAAAATTTTCCAAATCAGCAACGAGATTCGATGTGCCCATGGATCTTTCCATGTTGAAAA ATATGACCCCATGGGACTATTTGAGCAAGTGCGTCTGGGTATCGCAACAGAGAAAACAGCTGTATAAAAGAGTGTTTTTGAAATATCTAAGTCGAATCGAGGAGCCGGAAAGTGAGTTGGCGGTTATGGGAATGGGAAACGATGAGCTGCCGGAATATAAATACCGGGAAAGAACCCTCGTCTGGCAGAGCCTGCCGCAAGCTCTGGAGGATGTGTTGGAGTTTCATGGAACAGAGGAAAATGTGCAAGGGACTCTCAGAATGTTGGGATACGAGTCACATGGATCGGGTGACTTGGATTTCCGCGCCTGGTGCGGAATAGTCTCCTTCGCAGAGAGATTGGCCCTTGCTGATGAGTCGGGATCGGATGATTCATGCGACGAACTGGAAAAGGCCGACTTTAATAGCATGGAGCAAATAATGCCGGACTTTGCTGTGCCCGAAAAGCTCAGGGACATTTTCAATGTAATTCGAAAGACGCACAAAACTAGGTACTAA